In Cryptomeria japonica chromosome 10, Sugi_1.0, whole genome shotgun sequence, a genomic segment contains:
- the LOC131054421 gene encoding U-box domain-containing protein 21, producing the protein MKGIDVEVTVPSYLRCPISLELMRDPVTLCTGLTYDRHSIETWLDAGNNVCPVTNQILHTQDTIPNHTLRRIIQDWCVANTGRGVHRIPTPKAPLDPAHLNATLAQIASGEKEYIGKLKRLGRESNRNKKCIASSNASSVLASLFAKHSAQALNRSQQSVEICEEALGALTMILPLTSQALDSLASSDAIACIVCNLQEGNLEARNSAVTILREMVSKDKYRDMIGKRGGLVEGLLQLLREPICPAATKSSLFIIYNIAVRQRYRNRVAEAGAVPLLVEMLVDGDRSICERALLVLDTLCCCTEGRAAASAHALTLPVIVKKMLRVSESATELAVSVLLSICQNSCDGKAVREALHAGAFNKLLLVVQLGCSEETRDKSIKLLKLTKAYTNDWECAETLHLHHVKRSF; encoded by the coding sequence ATGAAGGGAATAGACGTTGAGGTAACTGTGCCCAGCTATCTGAGATGCCCCATCTCCCTGGAGCTCATGAGGGATCCTGTTACTCTCTGCACCGGCCTTACTTATGATCGCCACAGCATTGAGACCTGGTTAGATGCAGGCAACAATGTCTGCCCCGTTACAAATCAGATTCTGCATACTCAGGACACGATCCCAAATCACACTCTCCGTCGAATTATTCAGGATTGGTGTGTGGCCAACACTGGGCGAGGGGTACACAGAATTCCTACGCCCAAAGCACCTCTCGATCCGGCCCATCTCAATGCAACTCTCGCACAGATTGCGTCCGGCGAGAAAGAATACATAGGGAAATTGAAGCGATTGGGCAGGGAAAGTAATAGGAACAAAAAATGCATCGCCTCCTCAAATGCATCCTCTGTTCTCGCATCCCTTTTTGCCAAGCACAGTGCTCAGGCTTTGAATCGGTCACAACAGTCTGTAGAGATTTGCGAAGAGGCTCTCGGGGCTCTTACTATGATTCTGCCCTTGACATCTCAGGCCCTGGATTCGCTTGCCTCGTCCGATGCCATTGCTTGTATTGTATGCAATCTCCAAGAGGGCAATCTCGAGGCAAGGAACAGCGCAGTTACAATTCTTCGGGAAATGGTTTCCAAGGATAAATACAGAGACATGATTGGGAAAAGAGGAGGACTGGTAGAGGGTTTGCTGCAGCTACTGAGAGAACCCATATGCCCAGCCGCCACAAAATCAAGCCTGTTCATCATATACAACATTGCCGTGAGGCAAAGATACAGGAACAGGGTCGCGGAGGCAGGAGCTGTTCCTTTGCTGGTGGAGATGCTTGTAGACGGAGATCGGAGCATTTGTGAGAGGGCATTGTTGGTACTGGATACCCTTTGCTGTTGTACGGAGGGCCGAGCGGCTGCTTCTGCGCATGCTTTGACTCTACCAGTGATTGTTAAGAAGATGTTGAGAGTGTCTGAATCAGCTACAGAATTAGCAGTCTCTGTTTTGTTGAGTATTTGCCAGAATTCCTGTGATGGGAAGGCCGTGCGGGAGGCGTTGCACGCTGGTGCCTTCAACAAATTGCTGTTGGTAGTGCAGTTGGGATGCTCTGAGGAAACGAGAGATAAATCAATCAAGTTACTCAAGCTTACCAAAGCCTACACAAATGATTGGGAATGTGCAGAGACACTCCATTTGCATCATGTCAAGCGCTCCTTCTAA
- the LOC131054420 gene encoding U-box domain-containing protein 21-like, translating to MRLLLIFTLTKPFSQFNSRWYIYLQRATQTSAKDFRTAPNKQFKLAIWIWVYRETMKGIDIEVTVPSYLRCPISLELMRDPVTLCTGLTYDRHSIETWLDAGNNVCPVTNQILHTQDTIPNHTLRRIIQDWCVANTGRGVHRIPTPKAPLDPAHLNAILAQIASGEKESIGKLKRLGRESNRNKKCIASSNASSVLASLFAKHSAQAMNRSQQSVEICEEALEALTMTLPLTSQALDSLALSDAIACLVCNLREGNPEAKNSAATILREMVSKDKYRDMIGKREGLVEGLVQILREPICPAATKSSLFIIYNIAMRQRYRNRVAGAGAVPLLVEMLVDGDRSICEKALLVLDTLCCCTEGRAAASAHALTLPVIVKKMLRVSESATELAVSVLWSICQNSCDGEAVREALHAGAFNKLLLIVQLGCSEETRDKSIKLLKLSKAYTNDWECAETLHLHHVKGFF from the coding sequence ATGCGTTTACTTTTAATTTTCACTTTGACGAAACCCTTCTCCCAATTCAATTCTCGTTGGTATATATATTTACAGAGAGCTACCCAAACTTCAGCGAAAGATTTCCGCACGGCTCCAAACAAACAATTTAAACTAGCAATTTGGATCTGGGTATATAGAGAGACAATGAAAGGAATAGACATTGAGGTAACTGTGCCCAGCTATCTGAGATGCCCCATCTCCCTGGAGCTCATGAGGGATCCTGTTACTCTCTGCACCGGCCTTACTTATGATCGCCACAGCATTGAGACCTGGTTAGATGCAGGCAACAATGTCTGCCCCGTTACAAATCAGATTCTGCATACTCAGGACACAATCCCAAATCACACTCTCCGTCGAATTATTCAGGATTGGTGTGTGGCCAACACTGGGCGAGGGGTACACAGAATTCCTACGCCCAAAGCGCCTCTCGATCCGGCCCACCTCAATGCAATTCTCGCACAGATTGCGTCCGGCGAGAAAGAATCCATAGGGAAATTGAAGCGATTGGGCAGGGAAAGTAATAGGAACAAAAAATGCATCGCCTCCTCAAATGCATCCTCTGTTCTCGCATCCCTTTTTGCCAAGCACAGCGCTCAGGCTATGAATCGGTCGCAACAGTCGGTAGAGATTTGCGAAGAGGCTCTCGAGGCTCTTACTATGACTCTGCCCCTGACTTCCCAGGCCTTGGATTCGCTTGCCTTGTCCGATGCCATTGCTTGTCTTGTATGCAATCTCCGAGAGGGCAATCCCGAGGCAAAGAACAGCGCTGCTACAATTCTTCGGGAAATGGTTTCCAAGGATAAATACAGAGACATGATTGGAAAAAGAGAAGGATTGGTAGAGGGTTTGGTGCAGATTCTGAGAGAACCCATATGCCCAGCCGCCACAAAATCAAGCCTGTTCATCATATACAACATTGCCATGAGGCAAAGATACAGGAACAGGGTCGCGGGGGCAGGGGCTGTTCCATTGCTGGTGGAGATGCTTGTAGACGGAGATCGGAGCATTTGTGAGAAGGCATTGTTGGTACTGGATACCCTTTGCTGTTGTACGGAGGGCCGAGCAGCTGCTTCTGCGCATGCTTTGACTCTACCAGTGATTGTTAAGAAGATGTTGAGAGTGTCTGAGTCAGCTACCGAGTTAGCAGTCTCTGTTTTGTGGAGTATTTGCCAGAATTCCTGTGATGGGGAGGCCGTGCGGGAGGCGTTGCACGCTGGTGCCTTCAACAAGTTGCTGTTGATAGTGCAGTTGGGATGCTCTGAGGAAACGAGAGATAAATCAATCAAGTTACTCAAGCTTTCCAAAGCCTACACGAATGATTGGGAATGTGCAGAGACACTCCATTTGCATCATGTCAAGGGCTTCTTCTAA